The following proteins are co-located in the Spirosoma montaniterrae genome:
- a CDS encoding HPF/RaiA family ribosome-associated protein yields the protein MEYTIDRIKIDLQTVGFSETEELLATVEKELRRVLRFRNDVVAADIYLREEGTNPANNKQVRWRLGIPGNDLFAEGTGNSWAAGLRDAGDKLRRQFVD from the coding sequence ATGGAGTACACAATTGATCGAATCAAGATAGACCTGCAAACCGTAGGGTTCAGCGAAACGGAAGAATTACTGGCAACGGTTGAGAAAGAGCTTCGGCGCGTTCTTCGCTTTCGGAACGATGTGGTTGCTGCCGACATATATCTGCGCGAAGAGGGTACTAATCCGGCCAACAACAAACAGGTGCGCTGGCGGCTTGGTATACCTGGCAACGACCTGTTTGCCGAAGGTACGGGCAACTCGTGGGCAGCAGGTCTGCGCGACGCGGGCGACAAACTGCGTCGACAGTTTGTTGACTGA
- a CDS encoding response regulator transcription factor has protein sequence MKSILIVEDDRRIANNISRSLREEGYRTEVAYDGVTGRHLALGQPIDLLILDVNLPGMNGYDVCHSLRTEKPDLPIIMLTALGEIEDKLDGLASGADDYIVKPFDLRELSARVTTCLRRSDRLNGRLPADVLKVADLVLDTSARTVRRQQADIEVTAREMALLEYLMRRAGRVVSKAELSEQVWQLTYDPGSNVIEVYINYLRRKIDRDFRPKLIHTRPGLGYVLKVDE, from the coding sequence ATGAAAAGTATTCTGATTGTAGAAGACGACCGGCGCATTGCCAACAACATCAGCCGGAGTTTGCGCGAAGAAGGCTATCGTACCGAAGTGGCCTACGACGGTGTCACGGGGCGGCATCTGGCATTGGGTCAGCCCATCGACCTGCTGATTTTAGACGTAAATCTGCCTGGCATGAATGGCTATGACGTATGCCATAGCCTGCGGACTGAAAAGCCCGACTTACCCATTATAATGCTTACGGCCCTCGGCGAAATCGAAGATAAATTAGATGGGCTGGCGAGTGGTGCCGATGACTATATCGTAAAACCGTTCGACCTGCGCGAGTTGAGCGCGCGCGTGACTACCTGCCTGCGCCGAAGCGACCGGCTAAACGGGCGTTTGCCAGCCGATGTACTCAAAGTTGCCGATCTGGTACTCGACACCTCGGCCCGAACCGTTCGGCGGCAGCAAGCCGACATTGAAGTAACAGCCCGCGAAATGGCTCTGCTCGAATACCTCATGCGCCGGGCAGGCCGGGTGGTGTCAAAAGCCGAGCTAAGCGAACAGGTCTGGCAATTGACCTACGACCCCGGCAGCAACGTTATTGAAGTGTATATCAACTACCTGCGTCGGAAAATCGACCGCGATTTCAGGCCAAAACTTATCCATACCCGACCGGGTTTGGGCTATGTGCTCAAAGTTGACGAATAA
- a CDS encoding sensor histidine kinase — translation MTIRNRIALQFSLIVGGLLLAFSVLIYLTSAANRRGEFRNRLEQKARTTVRLLVEVQEVDRQLLRIIDRNTLTVLFNERVLVFDDRNRLLYASIDDDSIRVEPTLLTQIRQDGLVRTTIDGREVVGFRYDERATPVVAVASAYDVTGRRELADLRQTLFWSLLGGVALTIGLGIVFAGQSLRPISRLNEQISTINARNLQQRIGEGNGRDEVARLAANFNQVLERLQRAFEGQRQFVSHASHELRTPLAALKSEIQLSLRGSLTPQQHSQVLQTLLADTERLINLTNSLLFLARTSETAGRAEFKPVRLDDVCFLAQTELQMAHPAYQIRLSYDPLPQTDAETVVQGSEALLKQVVLNLLDNACKYTPDHTAHLRIIPGLQQCQIAITDQGIGIPPEQIANLFTPFFRADNALGYEGAGIGLSICERIAELHQGRIEVSSQLGKGSTFTLVLPTSSSL, via the coding sequence ATGACGATTCGTAACCGCATTGCACTCCAGTTTTCGCTGATTGTGGGCGGACTGCTACTGGCATTTTCGGTGCTGATCTACCTGACATCGGCTGCAAACCGACGGGGCGAGTTTCGGAACCGGCTCGAACAAAAAGCCCGAACCACCGTTCGGCTGCTGGTAGAGGTGCAGGAGGTCGACCGTCAGCTACTCCGTATCATTGACCGCAACACGCTCACGGTTCTGTTCAATGAGCGGGTACTGGTGTTTGACGACCGCAACCGGCTATTGTATGCCAGCATCGACGACGACTCGATTCGTGTAGAACCTACGCTGCTTACCCAGATTCGCCAGGACGGGCTGGTGCGAACAACTATCGACGGTCGGGAAGTAGTTGGTTTTCGCTACGACGAACGGGCAACTCCGGTGGTGGCGGTAGCTTCGGCCTACGACGTAACGGGTCGGCGCGAACTGGCCGATTTGCGGCAAACACTGTTCTGGAGTCTGCTGGGTGGCGTAGCCCTGACCATTGGGCTGGGAATTGTGTTTGCCGGGCAGTCGTTGCGGCCCATCAGCCGACTCAACGAACAAATTTCGACCATCAACGCCCGTAACCTTCAGCAACGAATTGGCGAGGGAAACGGTCGGGACGAAGTAGCGCGATTGGCGGCTAACTTCAATCAGGTGCTGGAGCGGCTGCAACGGGCGTTTGAAGGGCAACGGCAGTTTGTGTCGCACGCCAGTCACGAACTCCGAACACCTTTAGCCGCTCTGAAGTCAGAAATTCAATTGAGTCTACGCGGTTCTCTAACACCCCAGCAGCACTCACAGGTCTTGCAGACGTTACTGGCCGACACCGAGCGGCTCATTAATTTAACCAACAGTTTATTATTTCTGGCCCGCACGTCAGAAACTGCGGGGCGGGCGGAGTTCAAGCCCGTGCGACTCGATGACGTGTGTTTTCTGGCACAGACTGAATTGCAAATGGCTCATCCGGCCTATCAGATTCGGTTAAGTTATGATCCACTGCCCCAAACTGATGCTGAAACAGTGGTGCAGGGAAGCGAGGCTCTGCTGAAGCAGGTTGTGTTGAATCTGCTCGATAACGCCTGTAAATACACCCCTGACCATACGGCCCATCTGCGTATTATTCCCGGTTTGCAGCAGTGCCAGATAGCTATTACCGATCAGGGTATTGGCATACCGCCAGAGCAGATTGCCAATCTATTTACCCCATTCTTCCGGGCCGACAATGCACTGGGCTACGAGGGGGCAGGTATCGGCCTGTCGATTTGCGAACGCATTGCCGAACTGCACCAGGGCCGAATCGAGGTAAGTAGCCAGTTGGGAAAGGGCAGTACGTTCACGCTCGTACTGCCCACCAGCAGTTCTTTATAA
- a CDS encoding HAEPLYID family protein, which yields MNRVSAGRFVSLFMSYFFLLLTATRAIAQSETDSLRQLNDRLDSLFIDEVEDRRTPDKVLHAEPLYIDLIRDLGARKGEREWNVGMGLTDNLYYDTYDMLIEYEWAPVNRLGLEVEIPITLYGINGRDSGQNGLAIPPANRIESLKLAAQWSFLVSERAKTTLALGYINSIKLADIQDLSRVSTVTGNQFNPFLIAAKRWGNRFHTLVYTGPVLTYAFQSKHWKSRFEMNSSVHYMIPGTRNFVGLEVNQSVAGRQSSVVMRPQLRVGVTSNLLLGIVTGIPLSRQEQRLSSFLRLIYEPAHKNRKPVQNG from the coding sequence ATGAACCGGGTATCGGCAGGTCGATTCGTCTCGCTCTTCATGAGTTATTTCTTCCTTTTGCTAACGGCAACAAGGGCTATTGCTCAATCAGAGACAGATAGTCTTAGACAACTCAACGACCGGCTCGACAGTTTATTTATCGATGAAGTAGAAGACCGCCGAACACCGGATAAGGTACTTCATGCCGAACCGCTTTACATTGATCTGATCCGCGATTTGGGTGCCCGCAAGGGCGAACGCGAATGGAACGTAGGCATGGGCCTGACCGATAACCTGTATTACGACACCTACGACATGCTGATTGAGTACGAATGGGCACCCGTTAACCGGCTGGGACTGGAGGTGGAAATACCGATAACGCTTTATGGCATTAACGGCAGAGACAGTGGTCAGAATGGGCTGGCAATCCCACCAGCTAATCGCATCGAAAGCTTGAAATTAGCTGCTCAATGGTCGTTTTTAGTATCGGAGCGAGCCAAAACAACCCTGGCATTAGGCTATATCAATTCCATCAAACTGGCCGATATTCAGGATTTGTCCAGAGTATCAACTGTAACAGGCAACCAATTCAACCCGTTTCTGATTGCAGCTAAACGCTGGGGAAACCGCTTTCACACGCTGGTGTACACGGGTCCGGTGTTGACTTACGCTTTTCAATCAAAACACTGGAAATCGCGATTTGAGATGAATAGCAGTGTTCATTACATGATTCCCGGCACACGCAATTTCGTCGGGCTGGAAGTAAACCAGTCTGTTGCGGGTCGTCAGTCCAGCGTGGTGATGCGCCCACAACTGCGCGTTGGTGTAACAAGCAACCTGCTGTTAGGCATCGTTACCGGGATTCCCTTGTCCCGGCAGGAGCAGCGGCTGAGTTCGTTTCTACGGTTGATTTATGAGCCAGCGCACAAAAACCGAAAACCTGTTCAAAACGGGTAG
- a CDS encoding fatty acid desaturase family protein, whose amino-acid sequence MTTKLKFTPTSQSLFFVTLRRRVDAYFTQQACSPHANRAMWAKALFFLIGYALLYALLLSNQFGPLGSLGLAITLGVFAACIGFNVSHDALHGAFSSRPWVNRLLGNSFYLLGANPYVWKITHNVVHHTYTNIPGHDEDIEIAPGLVRLDPEEPLRPWHRYQHLYTIPLYSLASLSWVLRKDYVKFFKHQIGQHTPPAHPRSEYVNLFLGKALYYVFFLVIPLLVLDLAWWQVLLGFLIMHLAEGLVLGLVFQLAHVVEGTSFPIPDASGSVDDAWAIHQLRTTANFAPRSQLAAFICGGLNRQIEHHLFPKVCHIHYPAITAIVRQTAHEFDLPYLENPSFGSALFSHFRLLRTMGQQEQGLQVDAFLKNTVNV is encoded by the coding sequence ATGACAACCAAACTTAAGTTTACGCCGACCAGCCAGTCGCTGTTTTTTGTTACGCTGCGCCGTCGGGTCGATGCGTATTTTACTCAACAAGCATGTTCTCCCCATGCCAACCGGGCTATGTGGGCTAAGGCTCTCTTTTTTTTGATTGGTTACGCGCTGCTATACGCGCTTTTGTTATCCAATCAGTTTGGGCCACTGGGCAGCTTAGGCTTAGCCATTACCTTGGGCGTATTTGCCGCCTGCATCGGCTTCAACGTGTCGCACGATGCACTGCATGGAGCATTTTCGTCGCGCCCGTGGGTCAACCGGCTCCTGGGCAATAGCTTTTACCTGCTGGGGGCCAACCCCTATGTCTGGAAAATTACGCATAACGTGGTGCATCACACCTACACAAATATTCCCGGTCACGACGAGGACATTGAGATTGCACCGGGTTTGGTACGGCTCGACCCTGAGGAGCCACTCCGACCCTGGCACCGCTACCAGCATCTGTACACGATTCCGCTGTACTCGCTGGCATCGCTCTCGTGGGTACTCCGCAAAGATTATGTCAAGTTTTTCAAGCATCAGATTGGGCAGCATACGCCCCCGGCGCATCCCCGAAGCGAATACGTTAACCTGTTTTTGGGAAAAGCCCTGTACTACGTCTTTTTCTTGGTGATACCGCTGCTCGTACTCGATCTGGCCTGGTGGCAGGTGCTGCTCGGCTTTCTGATTATGCACTTAGCCGAAGGACTGGTGCTGGGACTGGTGTTTCAACTGGCTCACGTGGTTGAAGGAACATCGTTTCCAATTCCCGACGCATCGGGGTCGGTAGACGATGCCTGGGCTATTCACCAGCTTCGTACAACGGCCAACTTTGCTCCCCGTAGCCAACTGGCAGCTTTTATATGTGGTGGGCTGAACCGTCAGATCGAACACCATCTGTTTCCGAAAGTCTGCCACATACACTACCCGGCCATCACGGCAATCGTCAGGCAAACTGCCCACGAGTTTGACTTGCCGTATCTGGAAAACCCCAGTTTCGGGTCTGCGCTCTTCTCCCATTTCCGGTTGTTGCGTACAATGGGCCAACAAGAGCAAGGTTTGCAGGTCGATGCTTTTCTTAAAAACACAGTCAATGTCTGA
- a CDS encoding winged helix-turn-helix transcriptional regulator — translation MSTNSPSEFAFEPDLRLINMTLKVIGGKWRLYLILVLGQQTLRFSELSERLPDVSPKVLAGELKALVALGVIQRVVYAEVPPKVEYRLTEQGRLALPLMSQLQQIGQFFI, via the coding sequence ATGTCAACCAATTCTCCTTCAGAGTTTGCTTTCGAGCCTGACCTGCGCCTGATCAATATGACACTGAAAGTGATTGGTGGCAAATGGCGACTGTACCTCATTCTGGTACTGGGGCAACAAACCTTGCGTTTCAGTGAACTGAGCGAACGATTGCCCGATGTCAGCCCGAAAGTGCTGGCGGGCGAATTGAAAGCCCTTGTTGCGCTGGGTGTGATTCAGCGGGTGGTCTATGCCGAAGTGCCGCCTAAAGTTGAATACCGCCTGACCGAGCAAGGCCGTTTGGCCCTACCGTTGATGAGTCAGCTTCAGCAGATAGGGCAATTCTTTATCTAA
- the nhaD gene encoding sodium:proton antiporter NhaD produces MTTTLVLLFVIGYALITLEHPIKINKTATALITGVVCWAVYALQSADVEPVVHHLSEHLTSTAEILFFLLGAMTVVELIDAHDGFTLITDRIASRNTRALLWIISLLTFFLSALLDNLTSSIVMVSVARKLVRDADQRRVIAGMIIIAANSGGAWSPIGDVTTTMLWIGGQITTANIIRELFLPSLVSLLVPLAALTFMYKADAQAATASAKQGISRPYVTRTARRERRIMLAIGLGGMLFVPIFKTVTHLPPYMGMMLVLGLIWVASEVLHSDKDDAERQKFTAAYALSRIDAPSILFFLGILLAVGSLEATGVLRSLAESLSQSVGNLDVIVLLIGMVSAVVDNVPIVAAAMGMYDLQTYPPDAKLWEFLAYCAGTGGSLLLIGSAAGVAVMGMERLAFGWYLRRISWLALIGYVAGAIVYLVEYELFR; encoded by the coding sequence ATGACAACCACACTCGTTCTGCTCTTCGTTATTGGTTACGCGCTGATTACCCTCGAACACCCCATAAAAATCAATAAAACGGCTACGGCACTTATTACGGGCGTAGTGTGCTGGGCGGTGTATGCCCTCCAATCGGCTGATGTTGAACCGGTTGTACACCACCTCAGCGAACACCTGACCAGCACCGCCGAAATTTTGTTCTTCCTGCTCGGTGCCATGACCGTCGTTGAACTCATCGACGCCCACGACGGGTTCACGCTCATTACCGACCGCATTGCCAGCCGCAATACGCGCGCACTGCTCTGGATCATCAGCCTGCTTACGTTCTTTCTGTCGGCTCTGCTCGATAATCTTACCTCCTCTATCGTAATGGTGTCGGTGGCCCGCAAACTCGTTCGCGATGCTGACCAACGGCGCGTTATTGCCGGAATGATTATCATAGCGGCCAACTCGGGCGGGGCATGGTCGCCCATTGGCGACGTTACCACGACCATGCTCTGGATTGGCGGGCAAATTACGACCGCCAATATTATCCGGGAACTGTTTCTGCCCAGTCTGGTGTCGTTGCTGGTGCCGCTGGCGGCTCTTACGTTTATGTATAAAGCTGATGCACAGGCGGCTACAGCTTCGGCTAAGCAAGGCATCAGCCGCCCCTACGTGACCAGAACTGCTCGGCGTGAACGGCGTATTATGCTGGCAATTGGTCTGGGCGGTATGCTGTTTGTCCCGATTTTCAAGACCGTTACGCACTTGCCACCCTACATGGGTATGATGCTCGTTTTAGGGCTAATCTGGGTAGCGTCGGAAGTGCTGCATAGCGATAAAGACGATGCTGAACGGCAAAAGTTTACGGCGGCCTACGCCCTGAGCCGGATCGACGCGCCGAGCATTTTATTTTTTCTGGGTATTCTGCTGGCGGTTGGTTCGCTCGAAGCCACGGGCGTATTGCGCAGCCTGGCCGAATCGCTAAGTCAGTCGGTAGGCAATTTAGACGTGATTGTACTACTCATTGGTATGGTATCGGCGGTGGTCGATAACGTGCCGATTGTGGCGGCTGCCATGGGTATGTATGACCTGCAAACCTACCCGCCCGACGCCAAACTGTGGGAATTTCTGGCCTACTGCGCCGGAACGGGCGGAAGTTTGCTACTTATCGGGTCGGCGGCTGGCGTGGCCGTAATGGGTATGGAGCGGCTGGCCTTCGGCTGGTATCTACGCCGGATTAGCTGGCTGGCACTCATTGGCTACGTGGCCGGGGCAATAGTGTATTTAGTTGAATATGAGTTGTTTAGGTAG
- a CDS encoding cation:proton antiporter — translation MDSSILIIVLSLAVLISYAFDLFSSRFKMPSVLLLLLLGILTKQATDYAGVQVPYVNTILPTLGTLGLILIVLEGGLDLELHAEKLSVLRRTLLASLLSIMGGTLLMAGLLYALLNDSFYHCLLAALPVSIVSSAVAVPIISNLSTEQQEFVVHESAFASILGVMAYNFLLLSRDSVFGAVLSFTRDTLIMAFISAICCFLLLYLIGRISHRIKFLPIISVLFLVYALAEINRLSSLLLILIFGLFLNNTELFIRGRLSLILKNDLFEKELEQLKNLTAEGGFVVRTFFFLLFGYAAVPQDLIDTDALIVSVLFIITILVWRWIILRITYRGPVKPLLWIAPRGLITILLYLNTPAELRLLGFREGIPMLVVLLSSLVMMAGVVGVKRLREE, via the coding sequence ATGGATTCTTCAATTCTTATCATCGTTCTGAGTTTGGCGGTGCTGATTTCCTACGCGTTCGATTTGTTTAGCAGCCGTTTCAAGATGCCGTCGGTGCTCCTGTTGCTGCTGCTGGGTATTCTGACCAAACAGGCTACCGACTATGCAGGCGTGCAGGTGCCGTATGTGAACACTATTCTGCCAACACTTGGTACGCTGGGGCTGATTCTGATTGTGCTTGAAGGGGGCCTCGATCTCGAACTACACGCCGAAAAGCTGAGCGTACTGCGCCGAACCCTGCTGGCGTCGCTGCTATCTATTATGGGGGGTACGCTGCTTATGGCAGGTTTGTTATATGCCCTGCTGAACGACTCGTTTTATCACTGTTTGCTGGCAGCGTTGCCCGTGTCGATTGTTAGCAGTGCCGTGGCTGTGCCAATCATATCAAACTTATCGACTGAGCAACAGGAGTTTGTGGTGCATGAGTCGGCCTTCGCCAGTATTCTGGGCGTGATGGCCTATAATTTTCTGCTGCTCAGCCGTGATTCGGTGTTTGGGGCAGTGCTGTCGTTTACGCGCGATACGCTGATTATGGCCTTTATTTCGGCCATTTGTTGCTTTTTGCTGCTATACCTCATTGGACGTATTAGCCATCGCATCAAATTTCTGCCTATTATTTCTGTGCTTTTCTTAGTGTATGCCCTGGCCGAAATCAACCGGCTGTCGTCGCTATTGCTGATTCTGATTTTCGGGCTGTTTCTCAACAACACCGAACTCTTTATTCGCGGTCGATTGAGCCTGATTCTGAAGAATGATCTGTTTGAGAAAGAACTGGAGCAACTCAAAAACCTGACGGCTGAAGGCGGGTTCGTAGTCCGAACGTTTTTCTTTCTGTTATTCGGTTATGCCGCCGTACCCCAGGATCTGATAGATACCGATGCATTGATTGTGAGCGTGTTATTTATCATTACGATTCTGGTCTGGCGGTGGATCATTCTGCGTATCACCTATCGTGGACCTGTTAAACCACTGCTCTGGATTGCTCCACGCGGCCTGATAACCATTCTGCTGTATTTGAACACGCCCGCCGAGTTGCGACTGCTTGGCTTCCGCGAAGGCATCCCGATGCTCGTGGTTCTCCTATCGTCGCTGGTGATGATGGCCGGGGTGGTGGGAGTAAAGCGGTTGAGAGAGGAGTAA
- the crtD gene encoding 1-hydroxycarotenoid 3,4-desaturase CrtD: MANPGSKSAAIIGAGIAGIASAIRLAVQGYTVDVFEANAYPGGKLSSFELTGADTGGIYRFDAGPSLFTMPHLVDDLFRLAGRNPADYFEYLRLDETCRYFWDDATRLTAWADHDRFARETETVLGEPADHLLAHLHDSAVKYDVTEKLFLHRSLHKVSTWLNRDALRGYLNLPRLGVFSTMNHANERRFRHPKLVQLFNRYATYNGSDPYQTPATLNIIPHLEYNIGAFFPKNGMVSITGSLVKLAEDLGVRFHFNTKVTQIVTEGKQVVGLKVKSEKLKVENKRNEILTSHFSLFTSHYDLVVSNMDVVNTFRKLLPDARQPERILRQPKSSSGLIFYWGIKREFAELGLHNIFFSNDYRAEFEHLFGQNELYHDPTIYLNITSKHKSDDAPPGHENWFILLNAPNNTGQNWDAVIDRARENVIQKLSHNLGVDVASLIETEAVLDPRTIESRTSSSQGALYGNSSNNRFAAFLRHANFSHEFSNLYFVGGSVHPGGGIPLCLLSAKIATEMATSSKQ; encoded by the coding sequence ATGGCTAATCCTGGTTCAAAATCTGCTGCCATCATCGGGGCTGGCATTGCCGGTATTGCGTCGGCTATCCGGTTGGCCGTTCAGGGCTATACGGTCGATGTTTTTGAAGCTAACGCGTATCCGGGCGGTAAACTGTCGAGCTTTGAGCTGACCGGTGCAGATACCGGCGGCATCTATCGGTTCGATGCGGGGCCATCGCTGTTCACGATGCCGCACTTGGTCGATGACCTGTTTCGGCTGGCCGGGCGCAACCCTGCCGATTACTTCGAGTACCTGCGCTTGGACGAGACCTGCCGCTATTTCTGGGACGATGCTACCCGCCTGACCGCCTGGGCCGATCATGACCGCTTCGCCCGCGAAACCGAGACCGTGCTGGGCGAACCCGCCGACCACCTGCTGGCCCATCTGCACGACAGTGCGGTGAAATATGACGTCACGGAGAAGCTGTTTCTGCACCGTTCGCTGCACAAAGTCAGCACCTGGCTCAATCGCGATGCCCTGCGTGGCTACCTCAACCTGCCCCGGCTGGGTGTATTCAGCACCATGAACCACGCCAACGAACGCCGGTTTCGCCACCCGAAACTCGTTCAGTTGTTCAACCGCTACGCCACCTACAACGGCTCCGATCCGTACCAAACGCCCGCCACACTAAACATTATTCCGCATCTCGAATACAACATCGGTGCTTTTTTTCCGAAAAACGGCATGGTGAGTATCACTGGCAGTTTGGTGAAACTGGCCGAAGACCTCGGCGTGCGATTTCATTTCAATACGAAAGTAACCCAGATTGTAACGGAGGGAAAACAGGTGGTGGGACTAAAAGTGAAAAGTGAAAAGTTAAAAGTGGAAAATAAACGAAATGAAATTTTAACTTCTCACTTCTCACTTTTCACTTCTCATTACGACCTTGTCGTCTCCAACATGGACGTGGTGAATACGTTCCGAAAGCTGCTGCCCGATGCCCGGCAGCCGGAGCGGATTTTGCGCCAGCCCAAATCGAGTTCGGGCCTGATTTTTTACTGGGGCATCAAGCGTGAGTTTGCCGAACTGGGCTTGCACAATATTTTCTTCAGCAACGACTACCGCGCTGAGTTCGAGCATCTGTTTGGGCAAAATGAACTCTACCACGACCCAACTATCTACCTCAATATCACCTCAAAGCACAAATCCGACGACGCTCCGCCCGGCCATGAAAACTGGTTTATTCTGCTCAATGCACCCAACAATACCGGGCAGAACTGGGACGCTGTAATTGACCGTGCCCGTGAGAACGTGATTCAAAAACTGTCGCATAATCTGGGCGTCGATGTGGCGTCGTTGATAGAAACCGAAGCTGTACTGGACCCGCGCACCATCGAAAGCCGAACCTCATCGAGTCAGGGGGCATTGTACGGCAACAGCAGCAACAATCGTTTTGCGGCTTTCCTGCGCCACGCCAATTTCTCGCATGAGTTCAGCAACCTCTACTTTGTGGGCGGTAGCGTTCATCCCGGTGGAGGCATTCCGTTGTGTCTGCTTTCAGCCAAAATTGCCACCGAAATGGCGACTTCCAGTAAACAATAG
- a CDS encoding PE-PGRS family protein: MRMPVLLVVLLVMASCKLENPSVLEAQFADPTVTPVQPGQIDEASGMVDSRSQPGNLWIQQDSGSPAELVLLGHDGKVKGRSPVPNFGNRDWEELANGPGPRDGINYLYIGDIGDNNAQTPIVQIYRLPEPANLQTPITQVERINFRYPDGPRDAEAMFVEPQTKDIYIVSKREPKVRLYRLKYPQNVNEVTVAESLGELPMTFVTGAAISPDGREIILRTYTNIMYWKRDGNQSVADALQYGTSRQLPYRVEPQGEAVCFEKDNKGYFTISERASASSVNLFYYARK, encoded by the coding sequence ATGCGTATGCCCGTTTTGTTGGTTGTATTGCTGGTAATGGCTTCGTGCAAGCTGGAAAACCCCAGTGTATTGGAAGCTCAGTTTGCCGATCCTACGGTAACGCCCGTTCAGCCGGGTCAAATTGACGAGGCATCGGGCATGGTTGACAGTCGTAGTCAGCCCGGTAATCTCTGGATTCAGCAGGATAGTGGTTCCCCCGCCGAACTGGTACTGTTGGGCCACGATGGCAAAGTGAAAGGTAGATCGCCCGTCCCTAATTTCGGCAATCGCGACTGGGAAGAACTGGCGAATGGCCCCGGCCCACGCGATGGAATAAACTATCTCTACATCGGCGATATTGGCGATAACAACGCCCAAACGCCCATTGTGCAAATTTATCGATTGCCCGAACCAGCCAACCTGCAAACGCCAATCACGCAGGTTGAGCGTATAAATTTTCGTTACCCCGACGGCCCGCGCGATGCCGAAGCGATGTTTGTTGAGCCGCAAACGAAAGATATTTACATTGTCTCAAAGCGCGAACCAAAAGTGCGGCTTTATCGGCTGAAATATCCACAAAACGTCAACGAGGTGACGGTAGCCGAGTCGCTCGGCGAACTGCCGATGACATTCGTAACCGGAGCCGCCATTTCGCCCGATGGCCGTGAAATTATTCTTAGAACATACACAAACATCATGTACTGGAAACGCGATGGCAATCAAAGCGTTGCCGATGCGTTGCAATACGGCACCAGCCGCCAGTTGCCGTACCGGGTGGAGCCACAGGGCGAAGCCGTTTGTTTTGAGAAAGACAACAAAGGCTATTTCACCATCAGCGAACGTGCCAGCGCGTCGTCGGTGAATTTGTTTTATTATGCACGAAAATAA